CATCTCGACGGCGTCGGCCGCGTCCTCCAGCACGTTCGGCAGCACCTGCCGCTCGGTGGAGGAGAAGGGCTTCAGCACGAAGTCGGCGGCGTCCTGGCGGCCGGGCGGGCGCCCGATGCCGATGCGCACGCGCGTGAAGTCGCCCGTGCCGGCGGAGGAGATGATGTCGCGGATCCCGTTGTGGCCGCCGTGACCGCCGCCCTGCTTGAGCTTCATGGAGTCGAACGGGATGTCGAGCTCGTCGTGCGCGACCACGAGCTGCGCGGGCTCGAGCGAGAAGTACGAGAGGAGGTTCGCGACCGGCCCGCCGGACAGGTTCATGAACGAGTTCGGCTTCGCGAGGATGAGCTTCGGACCGCCCGGGACGGCGCGCCCCTCCGCGACCTGCGCGTTGGCGCGATGCGAGCGGAACGTGGCGCGCATCCGGTCCGCGAGCACGTCGAGCGCCATCTGGCCGACGTTGTGCCGCGTGCCCGCGTACTGCGGGCCGGGGTTGCCGAGGCCGACCACGAGCAGGGTCCGGTCGTCCACGTGCGCTCTCCTCGGTAGGTCGATCGCATCCGGCGCGGATGCGCGGAGCCCGCCGGCCGCTGCCGGTGATCCCGGACGGCGGCCGACGGGCTCCGTGGTGCTGGTCGTGCTGTCGTGCTGGTCGTGCGTGCGGCCGGAGCCGCGGGCGATCGCTACTTGTCGTCGCCCGACTGGTCGCCCGTGGCGCCGTCGTCGGTGACCGCGACGTCCGCGTCGCCCTCGGCCACGACGTCCTCGTCGACCGCGTCGGTCGTGAGGTCGAGCTGCGGCACGGAGATGGCGAGCACGAGCGTCTCGGGGTCGGTCACCAGGTTGGCGCCGGCGGGCAGGTCGACCTGGCCGACCGTGATCTGCGTGCCCTCCTCGAAGCCCTCGATGGAGACGGTGAAGCGCTCCGGGATGTGGGTGGCCTCGACGTCGACCGTGATGGATGTGTTCTCGAGGTTGTGGATCGTGCCGGGGTAGGACTCGCCCTCGACGTGGATCGGGACCTCGACCTCGACGCGCTCGCCACGGCGGACGACGATGAGGTCGACGTGCTCGATGATCTGGCGCACGGGGTCCTTCTGGACGTCCTTCACGAGGACCAGCTGCGGAGTGCCCGCGATGTCGAGCGTGATGATCTGGTTCGCCTTGCGGATGATGAGCATGAGCTCGTGGCCCGGCAGCGTGACGTGCTGCGGGTCGGTGCCGTGGCCGTAGATGACCGCGGGGATCTTGCCGACCGCGCGGATCTTGCGGGCCGCGCCCTTGCCGAACTGCGTGCGCAGCTCCGCGGAGAGGTTGTTGTCAACCATGGTGTCGCTCCAATTGCGGCCCGTGAGGGCTCGCGTCGTGTGTCTGTCGTCTGCTCGAACGCTTGCGCGTGAGGAATGAGGTGCGAGCCCCGTCCACCGCGTCGATAACGGACCGCCGCCGCGCTCGCGCGCGGCTCTTGCGATCCCTCGCCGAAGTTCAACCCCCGATGCTACCGGACGGACGGGTCCCCGGTCGACGCGTCCGCCGAGGCCGCGGCCGAGGCCGGGGCCGAGGCCGGCGCGGGCGATCCCGGCGCGGGCGGCATGGACTGCCCGACCCGGAGCCGCAGCCCGTCGTGCACGCCGTCGACGACGTCCTCGAACGCGACCGGCGTGCCGAGCGTCGCCGAGACGTAGACGCTCACCACGGTGGCGAGCGAAACGAAGGCGTCGTCGACCGTGACGCCGGCCGGGCGGCCGACGCGCAGGGCGTCGGCGATGTCGTCGTACTGGCGGTAGTGGCCCTCGAGGTAGGTGTTGTCCAGGCGCGGCGAGCGCGGCAGGTCGGCGTCGTGGATCTCGAGCTCGGCGTCGTTGCGCACGTCGGCCTGGGCGGGCACGCCCGACGCGGGCGCCGCGTGGAAGTAGGTGAGGGATCCGGCCTCGATGACGGCGGATCCGCGCGTGCCCTGCACCTGCACGCGGGTGTCGAGGCCCGGGTACCCGGCGGTGGTCGCCTGCAGCGTCGCGAGGGCGCCGGACGCGAAGCGGATCACGGCGACTGCGACGTCCTCGACCTCGATGCCGTCGTGGGCGAGCAGCGCGGTCTGCGCGTACACCTCGACCGGGCGGCCGAGGTAGGAGACGAGCAGGTCGAGCGTGTGCACGCCCTGGTTCATGAGGGCGCCGCCGCCGTCGAGGTCCCACGTGCCGCGCCAGTGGCCGGAGTCGTAGAAGCCCTGGCTGCGCCACCACGGAGCGCTGGCGACGGCCGAGGTGAGCCGGCCGAGCCGGCCGGAGCGCACGGCCCGGTCGACGACGACGCTCGACGGGTTGAAGCGGTGCTGGCTGATGACGGTCGAGAGGATCCCCCGCCCGGCGGCCTCGCGCGCGAGCTCCGCGATGCGGCGGCCGCGCGCGAGGTCGACGTCGAGCGGCTTCTCGATGACGACGTGGAGGCCGGCGGCCAGCGCCTCCTCGGCGAGGCCGATGTGCAGGCCGCTGGGCGTGCAGATGACGACGAGCTCGGCGGCGTCCGCGCGGATCAGGTCGCCGAGGTGCGCGAAGACGCGCGGGCGCTCGGCGCGCAGCTCGTCGACGAGCGCGGCGACGCGGAACTCCGGGTGCTCAGCGAGGACGCGCGCATGGTGCGTGCCGATGACGCCGCAGCCGACGATCGCGACGCGGATGGGCTCGTGGACGACGGCGGCGGGCGCTCCCTCGACGGCGGCGGGCGCGGCGTCGGCCTCGCGGACCGCGGCGGACGGGACGGCGGCGGCGTGGTGCCCGGGCTCGGACGGCGCTGCCGCGTCCGCGGCGGCGCCCGTGTGGGGCACGTCGGACCCCGACCGCGCCTCCCGGACGAGCGCGGGGACGTCCGCCTCGGGCACCGCGGCGGCGGGCTCGGTCGAGGTGGCCGGCGCGTCGTCGACCCGGCCGGGTGACGCCGTGCGGCCGCCGGGCAGCAGCTCGCGGACGGCCGCGTCCGCGAGCGCGACGGGATCGTCGGTGATGTCGAGCGTGATCCCCTGCTCGTCGTCGCCGAGCGGCTCGAGCGTGCGCAGCTGCGACGACAGGAGGCTCGACGGCATGAAGTGGCCCTCGCGTCCGCCGAGGCGCTCGGCCAGCAGATCGTGGTCGCCGACCAGGTGCACGAAGACGGCGTCGGGCGCGGCGGCGCGGAGGATGTCGCGGTAGGAGCGCTTGAGCGCGCTGCACGCGACGACGGGTCCGCCCTCGGGACGACCGGCGAGCGCGCGGCCCACCTCCTCGAGCCAGGGGCGGCGGTCGTCGTCGTCGAGCGCGTGGCCCTCGGCCATCTTGCGGCGGTTGGCCTCGGGGTGGAGGTCGTCGCCGTCGATGAACGGGACGCCGGCGTCCTGCGCGAGGAGCTCGCCGACCGTCGACTTCCCGGATCCGGAGACCCCCATCACGATCACGGGCGGGAACGGGCGGACGGCGTCGATGCGGATCACTCCCTGCGGTTCGGTGAGGAACTCGTGCGGCGCGACCGTCTGGGTGCGCTCATCCATCCTACGAGACGCTCCCCGACGCCCCGCTGACGGTCGGGGGCCCGGGCGTAGCCTGAGGACGACTGTCGACAAGGAGGCATCAGATGTCAGATGACCAGCAGGCCACGGCGAACATCGGGGTGGTGGGGCTCGCGGTGATGGGGTCGAACCTCGCCCGCAACCTCGCCAGCCGCGAGGGCAACACGGTCGCGGTGTACAACCGCACCACCCAGAAGACCACCGACCTCGTCGAGGAGCACCCCGAGGCGGGCTTCGTCGCCGCCACCACCATCGAGGAGTTCGCCGCCTCGCTGCAGCGCCCCCGCACCGCCATCATCATGGTCAAGGCCGGACGCGGCACGGACGCGGTCATCGAGCAGCTGACCGAGGCGTTCGAGGAGGGCGACATCATCGTCGACGGCGGCAACGCGCTGTTCACCGACACCATCCGCCGCGAGAAGGAGGTCCGCGCGAAGGGCCTCCACTTCGTCGGCGCCGGCATCTCCGGCGGCGAGGAGGGCGCGCTCAAGGGCCCGAGCATCATGCCCGGCGGCACGGCCGAGGCGTACGAGACCCTCGGCCCCATCCTCGAGTCGATCGCCGCGGTCGCGGAGGGCAAGCCCTGCGTCACCCACATCGGCACCGACGGCGCCGGTCACTTCGTGAAGATGATCCACAACGGCATCGAGTACGCCGACATGCAGCTCATCGCCGAGTCGTTCGACCTGCTGCGGCGCGTCGGCGGCCACGAGCCCGACGCGATCGCCGACGTGTTCGAGGAGTGGAACGGGGGCGACCTCGAGTCGTACCTCATCGAGATCACCGCCGAGGTGCTCCGGCAGAAGGACGCCGCGACCGGGAAGCCTCTCGTCGACGTCATCGTCGACCAGGCCGGGTCCAAGGGCACGGGCGTCTGGACCGTCCAGAACGCGGTGGGCCTCGGCGTGCCGGTGGGCGGGATCGCGGAGGCCGTGTTCGCGCGCGCCGTGTCCTCCAAGCCCGAGCAGCGGAAGGCCGTGCAGGCGACGATCACGAGCCGTCCGGAGATTCAGTCCGGCGGCGACACCTTCGAGGACGACGTGCGCGCCGCGCTCTACGCGAGCAAGGTCGTCGCGTACGCGCAGGGCTTCGATGCGATCGAAGCGGGCGCGAAGGAGTACGGCTGGGACATCGACAAGGGCAAGGTCGCGGAGATCTGGCGCGGCGGATGCATCATCCGCGCGCAGTTCCTCAACCGCATCGTCGAGGCGTACGAGAAGGACTCCGGCCTCGCGACGCTGCTCGAGGACCCGTACTTCGCCAAGGCCGTCGCCGACGGCGAGCAGGCCTGGCGCCGGGTCGTCTCGGTCGCCGCGCTGTCGGGGATCCCGGTGCCCGGCTTCGCGTCGGCGCTGAGCTACTACGACTCGCTCGCCTCCGAGCGCCTGCCCGCCGCCCTCGTGCAGGGCCAGCGCGACTTCTTCGGCGCGCACACGTACCACCGCACCGACAAGGAGGGCACCTTCCACACGCTGTGGTCCGGCGACCGCTCCGAGGTCGAGGCCGAGGACACCCACTAGCGGCCAGCCGACCGTCGCCGACGCCCCGCCGCCCGTCCCGGGCGGCGGGGCGTCTGTCACACTGGGGCGGATGGACGAGGACGAGCACCCGGAGCTCGCGGGCTACGAGCCGCACCGCCCGCGGAGCCTGCGCAGCAGGCGCACGCTGCTCGTGATGCGGGTCGTCGTCGTGGTCGGCATCGTCAGCCTGCTGCTGCCCGGCGTCGTGACGATGGTGCGCGTGGGCGCGAACACAGCCGACATGGCCTGCGCCGACTTCGTGGCGTACGAGCGTCCCGACTCCCCCTCGTACGAGGTGCGCTTCCAGCTCTTCGGACCCGGCGTCGTCGGGTACGAGTGCTATACGCGGTACGCCTTCGGCGGCGACGAGCACATCGTGTCGCTCGGGCTCATCCCGTCGGGGCGCGTGGCGCGCGAGGTCGTCGAGCGGAACTCCCGGGACTGATCCCGAGGCCGCCCGCGTGGGCGGCCGCACCGCGGTGGTGGGGCCTAGGCCGCCCCGTCGACCATGCTCGTGACGGATCCGTCGTCGAACACCTCGTGGATCGCGGCGAAGCCATCCCGGTCTTCTTCAGCGTATTCGCGGCGAGGACGGTAGTGGGGCCGGTGTCGATGAGGTCGCCGACGGGGAGGTAGACGCGACCCCCGGCGTCCCTGGCGAGGACATGGGCCCGAATGCTTGCGACCGGATGCCGCGGCACCGCCCCACCTCAGCGGGCAGTACAGCCGTCCTGCAAATCTCCTGTGCAGTTCTCACACGCGCAGGTCGAGGGCAACCTATGTTCTGAGCACCAGCCGGATCCCCTAGTGAGTGGATCTGCCGACGACGCGAAGGAGATCCTTACCATGCATAGTCCCCAGGCGCGAAACGCGGATACCTGATGCCGTTCTACGACGCCTTCTGGTCTGTCGCCATCGGCACCACCGCCCTTCTGGCCGTGATCGCGCTCATTCAAGTCGTGCGACGCCGAAGCACCATCACCACGAATTCGGCCGCGATCTGGATCATCGTCATTCTCATCGCGCCGATAGTGGGGGCCTTGATGTGGTTCCTCGTGGGCAACAGGACTACACCGAGCCACAGCCAGGCAGTTCGTCATACTCATCTCGGCCACACGGACAGGAGCGCATGATGCGGAGTCCCAGGAGATGGAGCTCCCTGACTGCCGGAGCAGTCCTCGCCCTGCTCGCCTTGGCTCAGCCCGCGAACGCGGCTCCCCATTCTCACCGCGCCTTCGATGACACCGCGCTTCGTCAGCACATGTCGTCGCTTGGGATACACGCAGAGGTGCAGGGCCGACTCATCGTCAAGTTGAAAGCCGGCCAGCGTGTCGATTCTATGACAGACACCGCATCCGTCTCCACGCAGGTGAGAATCAAAGACGGCTACAGCGTGAGTATCGATACTTACGCAGACGGCTCTGTTGGCGAGACGGGCAACGAGATCGGCCGGCCGGCCACTCCTGACGAGGTGATGGTGATGCAGGCTCGGGCGAAACCATTCGCCTCCCCTTACTACCACGGTGATTCTGTAGACCATGAGGGCCTCATCCAGCCGGACGCGACGGTCGGAATCACGAGTTGCGTGCGCGGCCGTAACGCGGGAGTCGTGTATGCACAGAATTGCCATGTGTATTACAACGGTGTAACCGCCAGCAACAGCTTCAACGCGAACTACCAGCAGTATCCGGGAGGCGGCAAGGCTCAGTACATCGACGGTACGGCTAAGTTCGTGAGTTTCGTGCAGTCCGTGAACAATGAGCACGTGGATGTTTACGACAACGGGTCTCGAATCCGATACTCGTTCAGCACGAGCTTGAATGGCTTCGGCAACATCCCGGGCTTTCTTCAGTTGAAGGTCACTGGGACAGGAGTCTACGTCTCACGAGGTTGACGGAGCGTCAACTCGAATCAACAGCATCCGATGCAGATGGGTCGGCACTCTCGTGCCGACCCATCTGCATGCAACAACGTCCTGGGACAGTCAGACTACGCGGCCCCGTCGAACATGCTCGTGACGGATCCGTCGTCGAAGACCTCGTGGATCGCGCGGGCGAGCAGCGGCGCGATGGGCAGCACGGTGAGCTTGTCCCAGCGCTTGTCCTCCGGGATCGGCAGCGTGTCGGTGACGACGACGGAGTCGATGTGCTCGCTGTCGAGGATCTGCGTCGCCGGGTCGGAGAAGACCGCGTGCGTCGCCGCGACCACGACGCCCGTCGCGCCGTTCTTCTTGAGCGCCTCGGCGGCGGAGACGATGGTGCGGCCCGTGTCGATGAGGTCGTCCACCAGGAGGCACACGCGTCCGGCGACGTCGCCGACGATCTCGTGGACGGTGACCTGGTTGTGCACCTTGGGGTCGCGGCGCTTGTGGATGATGGCGAGCGGGGCGCCGAGCTTGTCGCTCCAGATGTCGGCGACGCGCACGCGGCCCATGTCGGGCGAGACGACGGTGAGGGTCTTCGAGTCGAGCACCGAGCGCATGTGCTCGAGGAGGACGGGCATCGCGAAGAGGTGGTCGACGGGGCCGTCGAAGAAGCCCTGGATCTGCGCGGCGTGGAGGTCGACCGACATGATGCGGTCGGCGCCGGCGGCCTTGAACAGGTCGGCCACGAGGCGGGCGGAGATCGGCTCGCGGCCGCGGCCCTTCTTGTCCTGCCGGGCGTAGGGGTAGAACGGGGCGACCACGGTGATCCGCTTGGCCGAGGCCCGCTTCATCGCGTCGACCATGATGAGTTGCTCCATGAGCCACTCGTTGATGGGCGCGGTGTGCGACTGGATGACGAACGCGTCGCTGCCGCGGACGCTCTCGTCGTACCGGATGTAGAGCTCGCCGTTGGCGAAGGTCCGCGCGTCGGTGTGCACGAGGGTCGTCTCGAGCTCCTCCGCGATCTGCTCGGCGAGCTCGGGGTGCGCGCGACCCGTGACGATCACGAGCCGCTTCTCTCCGGCGGTCTTGATTGCGGACACGGGACTCCGTCTCGTCAGTGCTGCTCGGTGTGCTCAGGCGTCGGACGCGTCGTCCGCAGGCCCGTCGGCGGCCTCGACGGCGGCCCGGGCCTCGGGGGTGCCCGGTCGCTTCGCCTCGGTCCAGCCGACCATGTTGCGTTGCGGCGCCACCGAGATGCCGAGTGCGCCGGGCGGGACGTCCTTGCGGATGACGGCACCGGCACCCGTGTAGGAGCCGGTACCGATCCTAACCGGTGCGACGAGGACGTTCCGCGAGCCGAGGTGCACGTGGTCGCCCACCTCGGTGCGGTGCTTGGACACGCCGTCGTAGTTCGCGAACACGGCGCCCGCGCCGACGTTGCTGTGCTCGCCGATGGTCGCGTCGCCGACGTAGCTGAGGTGCGGGACCTTGCTGCCCGCGCCGATCTCGACGTTCTTCGTCTCGACGTAGGCGCCGATCTTGCCCTCGTCGCCGAGGCGCGTGCCCGGGCGCAGGAAGGAGAACGGGCCGACGGTCGCGCGCGCGCCGATGACGGCGAGCTCCGCGTCGGTGCGGCGCACGGTCGCGTCCTCGCCGACCTCGGTGTCGCGGAGGGTCGTGTCGGGGCCGACCGTCGCGCCGGCCGCGACCGTGGAGGCGCCGAGGATCTGCGTGCCCGGGAGGACCGTGACGTCGGCGGCGAGCGTGGCCTTGACGTCGATCCACGTGGTGCGCGGGTCATGGATCGTCACGCCCGCCAGCTGCCAGCGGCGGATGATTCGCGCGTTCAGCTCGGTGGCCGCGGCCGTGAGCTGCACGCGGTCGTTGATGCCGGCGACGAGCCAGCTGTCGCGCACGGGCAGGGCCTCGATGGATCCGCCCGCGCGGCGGATCACGTCGGCCGCGTCGGTGAGGTACTTCTCGCGCTGGGCGTTGTCGGTGCCGATGGCGCCGAGCGTCTGCCGGAGCGCCTCGGCGTCGAAGACGTAGACGCCGGCGTTGACCTCGTCGATGCGGAGCTGCTCGCCCGTCGCGTCCTTCTGCTCGACGATGGCCTCGAACGCGCCGTCCTGGCCGCGGATGATGCGGCCGTTGCCGGTCGGGTCGTCGAGGCGGGCGGTGAGGAGCGTGAGGTCGTTGCGCGCCTGGCGGTGCGCGGAGACGAGCGAGCGGAGGGTCGCCGCGTCGAGCAGGGGCACGTCGCCCGAGAGCACGACGACCTGGCCCGTGAAGCCGTCGGGCAGGGCCGTGATGCCGACCTCGACTGCGCGGCCGGTGCCGGGGATCTCGTCCTGGTCGACGATGAGCGCGTCGGGCGCGAGCCGGCTGACGACGTCGACGACCTGGTCGCGGTCGTGGCGCACGACGGTGACGACGTGGCGCGCGCCCAGCTCCTCCGCGGTCGCGAGCACGTGGCCGACGAGCGGGAGACCCGCGAGGGGGTGGAGGACCTTGGGGAGGCGCGAGCGCATGCGGGTGCCCTGGCCGGCCGCGAGGATCACGACCGCGATGGACGGACTGCGCGGCTCGCCGTCGACGTCGAGCTCGCCCGTCACGATGGGGATCTCACGCGTCGTCGGCGTGCTGTCTGAGTCGGTCATGGCGGTCTCCCTGGTCCTCGTGCGTCTGTCCGGCGCGGCCGTCGGGCGTGGCTCCGCCCCCAGGATTCGAACCTGGACCTCACAGCTCCAAAGGCTGAAGTGCTGCCGTTACACCAAGGCGGACCGCTCACGGTCCGGCCGTGCGCACGATGAGTCTGCCAGACCGGCGACTGCCGGATCAGCGCGCGACGGGTATGGCGGCCTTACCCGGCGCCGGTGCCACCGGCATCACGCTTCCGGACTCCGTAATTGGCGCGCACGCTTCTTGCACGAAACGCTCGAAGTCAGTGACCATCGATTCCTCAACTAGCAGACCGACACCGAGCTCATTCAGCACAGCAGACCACTCTTCGCCGGGGAAAATCTCTACGGCTATCACTGGCCTCACAGGCAGGGAGTTTCGGACCGAATGACAGTACTTGAGCACCTGCCCGAGTGCCATGCGCATCTGATGTTCGATATTGCTCTCGCTTGCCGATTTAACTTCAACAATGAACGCTTGCGAACCCCCGAGCAAGGCGAGATCGAACCGCGGCCCTTGAATCGACGAGCTAAGACACTGGAACCCCATTGCTTCGGCAACGACAGCTACGGCGTTCTGAATGCGTGCGTGACTGCGCACCGCTCGCTCGTTGCCTGCGTAATTCTCCGCAAAGTAGTGCGGTAATTCGACATCGGCACCCTCATTTGCGCTTACGTACGGCACAAATCCACCCGATCCTTCGACGACCTCTCGTGCCCGAAGAATCGGTTCCGGCACTGAAGTCTCGGAATCATGCTGGTCTAATTCGATTCCATGGACCATCTGCCAGGCCCGCAAGAGGAGCGCGTTCCAAGAGCCGCATAAGTTGCGCACGGTACTTCCGCTGGGAAATATCTCCTGGGATCGTTGCCACTCGTCGTATGACGCCGCGGTAGGCGGACGACCAGTCTCACGCCAGCATGAGATGACCGCGGCAACCGCAGTAGCTTCGTCGAAGCGTTTATCTTGGCCAGAGTGGGGGTTAGCCGGTAAACCCGCGGCCTCCAGCGCGGATCGCCAGCTGCCGAATCGAATGGCCATGACCT
This window of the Clavibacter sepedonicus genome carries:
- the pth gene encoding aminoacyl-tRNA hydrolase, with the protein product MDDRTLLVVGLGNPGPQYAGTRHNVGQMALDVLADRMRATFRSHRANAQVAEGRAVPGGPKLILAKPNSFMNLSGGPVANLLSYFSLEPAQLVVAHDELDIPFDSMKLKQGGGHGGHNGIRDIISSAGTGDFTRVRIGIGRPPGRQDAADFVLKPFSSTERQVLPNVLEDAADAVEMIASEGLIAAQLRFHTAAS
- a CDS encoding 50S ribosomal protein L25/general stress protein Ctc, coding for MVDNNLSAELRTQFGKGAARKIRAVGKIPAVIYGHGTDPQHVTLPGHELMLIIRKANQIITLDIAGTPQLVLVKDVQKDPVRQIIEHVDLIVVRRGERVEVEVPIHVEGESYPGTIHNLENTSITVDVEATHIPERFTVSIEGFEEGTQITVGQVDLPAGANLVTDPETLVLAISVPQLDLTTDAVDEDVVAEGDADVAVTDDGATGDQSGDDK
- a CDS encoding gluconokinase, GntK/IdnK-type; its protein translation is MDERTQTVAPHEFLTEPQGVIRIDAVRPFPPVIVMGVSGSGKSTVGELLAQDAGVPFIDGDDLHPEANRRKMAEGHALDDDDRRPWLEEVGRALAGRPEGGPVVACSALKRSYRDILRAAAPDAVFVHLVGDHDLLAERLGGREGHFMPSSLLSSQLRTLEPLGDDEQGITLDITDDPVALADAAVRELLPGGRTASPGRVDDAPATSTEPAAAVPEADVPALVREARSGSDVPHTGAAADAAAPSEPGHHAAAVPSAAVREADAAPAAVEGAPAAVVHEPIRVAIVGCGVIGTHHARVLAEHPEFRVAALVDELRAERPRVFAHLGDLIRADAAELVVICTPSGLHIGLAEEALAAGLHVVIEKPLDVDLARGRRIAELAREAAGRGILSTVISQHRFNPSSVVVDRAVRSGRLGRLTSAVASAPWWRSQGFYDSGHWRGTWDLDGGGALMNQGVHTLDLLVSYLGRPVEVYAQTALLAHDGIEVEDVAVAVIRFASGALATLQATTAGYPGLDTRVQVQGTRGSAVIEAGSLTYFHAAPASGVPAQADVRNDAELEIHDADLPRSPRLDNTYLEGHYRQYDDIADALRVGRPAGVTVDDAFVSLATVVSVYVSATLGTPVAFEDVVDGVHDGLRLRVGQSMPPAPGSPAPASAPASAAASADASTGDPSVR
- the gndA gene encoding NADP-dependent phosphogluconate dehydrogenase translates to MSDDQQATANIGVVGLAVMGSNLARNLASREGNTVAVYNRTTQKTTDLVEEHPEAGFVAATTIEEFAASLQRPRTAIIMVKAGRGTDAVIEQLTEAFEEGDIIVDGGNALFTDTIRREKEVRAKGLHFVGAGISGGEEGALKGPSIMPGGTAEAYETLGPILESIAAVAEGKPCVTHIGTDGAGHFVKMIHNGIEYADMQLIAESFDLLRRVGGHEPDAIADVFEEWNGGDLESYLIEITAEVLRQKDAATGKPLVDVIVDQAGSKGTGVWTVQNAVGLGVPVGGIAEAVFARAVSSKPEQRKAVQATITSRPEIQSGGDTFEDDVRAALYASKVVAYAQGFDAIEAGAKEYGWDIDKGKVAEIWRGGCIIRAQFLNRIVEAYEKDSGLATLLEDPYFAKAVADGEQAWRRVVSVAALSGIPVPGFASALSYYDSLASERLPAALVQGQRDFFGAHTYHRTDKEGTFHTLWSGDRSEVEAEDTH
- a CDS encoding PLD nuclease N-terminal domain-containing protein, yielding MPFYDAFWSVAIGTTALLAVIALIQVVRRRSTITTNSAAIWIIVILIAPIVGALMWFLVGNRTTPSHSQAVRHTHLGHTDRSA
- a CDS encoding ribose-phosphate diphosphokinase, which gives rise to MSAIKTAGEKRLVIVTGRAHPELAEQIAEELETTLVHTDARTFANGELYIRYDESVRGSDAFVIQSHTAPINEWLMEQLIMVDAMKRASAKRITVVAPFYPYARQDKKGRGREPISARLVADLFKAAGADRIMSVDLHAAQIQGFFDGPVDHLFAMPVLLEHMRSVLDSKTLTVVSPDMGRVRVADIWSDKLGAPLAIIHKRRDPKVHNQVTVHEIVGDVAGRVCLLVDDLIDTGRTIVSAAEALKKNGATGVVVAATHAVFSDPATQILDSEHIDSVVVTDTLPIPEDKRWDKLTVLPIAPLLARAIHEVFDDGSVTSMFDGAA
- the glmU gene encoding bifunctional UDP-N-acetylglucosamine diphosphorylase/glucosamine-1-phosphate N-acetyltransferase GlmU; translated protein: MTDSDSTPTTREIPIVTGELDVDGEPRSPSIAVVILAAGQGTRMRSRLPKVLHPLAGLPLVGHVLATAEELGARHVVTVVRHDRDQVVDVVSRLAPDALIVDQDEIPGTGRAVEVGITALPDGFTGQVVVLSGDVPLLDAATLRSLVSAHRQARNDLTLLTARLDDPTGNGRIIRGQDGAFEAIVEQKDATGEQLRIDEVNAGVYVFDAEALRQTLGAIGTDNAQREKYLTDAADVIRRAGGSIEALPVRDSWLVAGINDRVQLTAAATELNARIIRRWQLAGVTIHDPRTTWIDVKATLAADVTVLPGTQILGASTVAAGATVGPDTTLRDTEVGEDATVRRTDAELAVIGARATVGPFSFLRPGTRLGDEGKIGAYVETKNVEIGAGSKVPHLSYVGDATIGEHSNVGAGAVFANYDGVSKHRTEVGDHVHLGSRNVLVAPVRIGTGSYTGAGAVIRKDVPPGALGISVAPQRNMVGWTEAKRPGTPEARAAVEAADGPADDASDA
- a CDS encoding homing endonuclease associated repeat-containing protein; its protein translation is MVLVLPVRQTPEAPEWLRLYREDLLTLDEVGLVEGVTREAIRRRLRALGISPRSLGETLDLRRLRAVSEKATAMTESFLRLRDLDEVAADVGLQRSWVARFISETVPDYAVLTRVPRLGAKRYSNEELIGCLQAAAVAEGRTLSAQAYQRHAIQNPRLEDGRPAPGMQVMAIRFGSWRSALEAAGLPANPHSGQDKRFDEATAVAAVISCWRETGRPPTAASYDEWQRSQEIFPSGSTVRNLCGSWNALLLRAWQMVHGIELDQHDSETSVPEPILRAREVVEGSGGFVPYVSANEGADVELPHYFAENYAGNERAVRSHARIQNAVAVVAEAMGFQCLSSSIQGPRFDLALLGGSQAFIVEVKSASESNIEHQMRMALGQVLKYCHSVRNSLPVRPVIAVEIFPGEEWSAVLNELGVGLLVEESMVTDFERFVQEACAPITESGSVMPVAPAPGKAAIPVAR